The following proteins are co-located in the Gloeocapsa sp. PCC 7428 genome:
- a CDS encoding glycosyltransferase family A protein translates to MIDILIPTYNRPTALAVTLTSLCAQTYRAFRVIISDQTEDKDATETQEVQAAIRVLESHGHQVIAYKNLPRRGIAQQRQFLLEKATSPYVLYLDDDVICESYVVHNLLTAIAEEKCGFVGNAFIGLSFLHDIRLHEQQIEFWDTPITPELVKLGTSAWERWKLHNAANLYHIQQRYNITCDRPHKYRVAWVAGCVLYDRLKLLDVGGFHFWQELPTQACGEDVLAQLRVMARYGGCGVLPSGVYHQELPTTISDRSVDAPQILPIMNG, encoded by the coding sequence ATGATTGATATTCTAATTCCTACTTATAACCGTCCAACAGCTTTAGCTGTAACGCTAACAAGTCTTTGCGCGCAAACTTACCGCGCTTTTCGCGTTATCATCTCCGATCAAACTGAAGACAAAGATGCAACTGAAACTCAAGAAGTTCAAGCTGCGATTCGAGTGCTTGAGAGCCACGGTCATCAAGTCATAGCATACAAAAACTTACCGCGTCGTGGTATTGCCCAACAACGCCAATTTCTTTTAGAAAAAGCAACCTCGCCTTATGTCCTTTATTTAGATGATGATGTCATTTGCGAGTCTTACGTCGTCCATAATTTATTAACAGCGATCGCCGAAGAAAAATGCGGCTTTGTTGGTAATGCATTTATCGGACTTAGCTTTCTTCACGACATCCGTTTGCACGAACAGCAAATTGAATTTTGGGATACGCCAATAACTCCAGAATTAGTTAAACTTGGTACTTCTGCTTGGGAACGTTGGAAACTGCATAATGCTGCAAATTTATATCACATTCAACAACGTTACAACATTACGTGCGATCGCCCGCACAAATATCGCGTTGCTTGGGTTGCAGGGTGCGTTTTATATGACAGATTAAAACTACTCGATGTCGGTGGTTTTCATTTTTGGCAAGAACTACCAACACAAGCTTGCGGCGAAGATGTACTTGCACAACTACGCGTTATGGCGCGTTATGGTGGCTGTGGTGTATTGCCTTCAGGAGTTTATCATCAAGAATTACCGACAACAATCAGCGATCGCAGTGTCGATGCACCGCAGATTTTACCGATTATGAACGGCTAA
- a CDS encoding sorbosone dehydrogenase family protein: MQLTRIIASIVAGISTLGVAACGVQSTEQASSSENVTQSPRSQLTSANQQACTLVPQGAGPQGQVNIRVEEVVTGLEVPWGIAFLPNNDMLVTERPGRVRLVRNGQLQPAPVATINVTDSGEGGLLGIAAHPNFAQNRLFYVYYTADRNGTPINRVERWQLSQDGTSATADRIIVDDIPVALYHNGGRIRFGPDGMLYIGTGDARKPDISQDVDSLAGKILRVTPDGEVPQDNPFPGNPVYISGIRNTQGFDWANDSTMWVTDHGPSGELGRSGHDKVSVASAGDNLGWPTIYRCETQEGLVTPSLVWRQAAPPGGAAVYTGNAIPEWQGSLMIATLRSEHLHRVVFEPNSQQVQQHEVYLQGEYGRLRDAVMGSDGELYITTSNCDGRGSCPAGQDKILRVTR; this comes from the coding sequence ATGCAGCTGACAAGAATAATTGCCAGCATCGTAGCAGGAATTAGTACATTAGGTGTTGCAGCTTGTGGAGTACAATCCACAGAACAAGCTTCTAGTAGTGAAAACGTTACTCAATCACCGCGATCGCAGCTAACAAGTGCAAATCAACAAGCGTGTACTTTAGTACCACAAGGCGCAGGACCGCAAGGACAAGTTAATATCCGCGTTGAAGAAGTTGTCACAGGCTTGGAAGTTCCTTGGGGAATCGCGTTTTTACCGAACAATGATATGTTGGTGACAGAAAGACCAGGACGAGTGCGGTTAGTCCGCAACGGTCAATTACAACCTGCACCTGTTGCCACAATTAATGTAACTGATAGCGGTGAAGGTGGGTTATTAGGTATTGCAGCCCATCCTAACTTCGCACAAAACCGACTATTCTACGTATACTACACCGCCGATCGCAACGGAACGCCAATCAATCGAGTCGAGCGTTGGCAATTATCACAAGATGGTACGAGCGCCACCGCCGATCGCATTATTGTTGATGATATTCCGGTTGCACTGTATCACAATGGCGGACGAATTCGTTTTGGTCCTGATGGAATGCTTTATATCGGTACTGGCGATGCGCGTAAGCCGGATATTTCTCAAGACGTTGATAGCTTAGCAGGTAAAATCTTGCGAGTGACACCCGATGGTGAAGTTCCGCAGGATAATCCATTTCCAGGTAATCCTGTATACATCAGCGGAATTCGCAATACCCAAGGCTTTGATTGGGCGAATGATTCGACAATGTGGGTAACAGATCACGGTCCGAGTGGCGAACTCGGTAGAAGCGGTCATGATAAAGTTAGCGTTGCCAGCGCAGGTGATAATTTAGGATGGCCGACAATTTACCGTTGTGAAACTCAAGAAGGATTGGTGACGCCATCATTAGTTTGGCGACAAGCCGCACCTCCAGGAGGCGCAGCAGTTTACACCGGAAATGCAATTCCTGAATGGCAAGGTAGTTTAATGATTGCAACACTGCGATCGGAACATTTGCATCGCGTCGTCTTTGAGCCTAATTCTCAACAAGTTCAACAGCACGAAGTTTATCTACAAGGCGAGTATGGTAGGTTACGCGACGCTGTAATGGGTTCTGATGGCGAACTTTACATCACAACAAGTAACTGTGATGGCAGAGGTAGCTGTCCCGCTGGTCAGGATAAGATTTTACGCGTTACTAGGTAA
- the rfaE2 gene encoding D-glycero-beta-D-manno-heptose 1-phosphate adenylyltransferase translates to MIAENYLDRWANLRVLVLGEAMLDCYVEGTTHRLCREAPVPIVDMGDRLDVPGGAANTAANIQRLGANTIFLSVVGDDDEGDRLKSTLQHQGISTQYLVTSPRRKTLLKQRITSDSQLLLRCDRGSTESIDLEIEQQLIASLTHLFPRCDAVVVSDYGGGIITPQIVHTLAQLQQKKPRFFTIDSKQLTQYQSISVTAIKPNYQQAIQLLSLPALQGEVRIQQIVDSGAKLLELVNTQIAAITLDAEGTVVFERNKSPYLIPSQPARNSQTTGAGDTFVAGLTLALAIGADVEIATSIAAAAAAIVVTQPGTTTCSLAALHQSLSGNKKIIYSRKILASLIQELQHKQLVFTNGCFDILHRGHVTYLNQAKNLGDILIIGVNSDESIRQLKGENRPVNCLSDRLAILSALESVDYVIPFSESTPRELIEIVRPDIYVKGGDYTPEMLPEVPLVEALGGKVEILPYVSNISTTAIVNRIYQTFTKQPSH, encoded by the coding sequence ATGATTGCTGAAAATTATCTGGATCGCTGGGCAAATTTGCGGGTTTTGGTTTTGGGTGAAGCGATGCTTGATTGTTATGTAGAAGGTACGACGCATCGCCTTTGTCGCGAAGCGCCCGTTCCAATTGTGGATATGGGCGATCGCTTAGATGTTCCTGGCGGTGCAGCTAATACCGCAGCAAATATTCAGCGTTTAGGCGCAAATACGATCTTTCTTTCGGTTGTCGGTGACGATGACGAAGGCGATCGCCTGAAATCCACCTTACAGCATCAAGGAATTTCGACGCAATACTTGGTGACATCGCCACGTAGAAAAACTTTACTCAAACAGCGCATTACTTCAGATTCACAGCTACTTTTAAGATGCGATCGCGGTAGTACGGAAAGTATTGATTTGGAAATAGAACAGCAATTAATTGCTAGTTTGACTCATCTTTTTCCTAGGTGTGATGCTGTCGTTGTCTCTGATTATGGCGGCGGAATTATTACACCGCAAATCGTTCACACTCTAGCTCAACTTCAGCAAAAAAAACCAAGATTTTTTACGATTGATTCTAAGCAATTAACTCAATATCAATCAATTAGTGTCACTGCAATTAAGCCAAATTATCAACAAGCCATTCAACTTCTTTCACTACCAGCTTTACAAGGCGAAGTACGAATTCAGCAGATTGTCGATAGCGGAGCAAAATTACTGGAATTAGTTAATACTCAAATTGCTGCTATCACTCTAGACGCCGAAGGAACGGTCGTTTTTGAGCGCAATAAGTCCCCCTACCTCATTCCTTCTCAACCAGCGCGCAACAGTCAAACAACGGGCGCAGGAGATACATTTGTTGCTGGCTTAACCTTAGCTTTAGCAATCGGTGCAGACGTTGAAATTGCTACGTCAATTGCTGCTGCTGCTGCTGCTATAGTTGTCACTCAACCAGGAACAACAACGTGTAGTTTAGCCGCTTTACATCAGTCGCTTTCTGGTAATAAAAAGATAATTTATAGCCGTAAGATATTGGCAAGTTTAATTCAAGAGTTGCAACACAAACAACTTGTATTCACGAATGGTTGTTTTGATATATTACATCGCGGTCACGTGACTTATTTAAACCAGGCAAAAAATTTAGGCGATATTTTAATTATTGGTGTCAATAGTGATGAGAGTATTCGTCAACTCAAAGGCGAAAATCGTCCGGTTAATTGTTTAAGCGATCGCTTGGCAATTCTCTCTGCTTTAGAAAGTGTCGATTATGTCATTCCTTTTTCAGAATCAACACCCCGCGAACTGATTGAAATTGTGCGTCCTGATATCTATGTTAAAGGCGGAGATTATACGCCAGAAATGTTACCAGAAGTACCTTTAGTCGAAGCATTAGGCGGCAAAGTAGAAATCCTGCCGTATGTTAGTAATATTTCAACAACGGCGATTGTGAACCGAATTTATCAAACTTTTACGAAACAACCATCACATTAA
- a CDS encoding APC family permease yields the protein MPQSSQSLKRELGVVGAIALGLGSIVGAGVFVSTGIAAGVAGPAVIISVAIAACVAVCNGLNSAQLAASHPVSGGAYEYGYKYLTPWLGFTAGWMFLVAKSASAATAALGFAGYLLNVLGISDRTYLVPTALAAVVVLTLIVLGGVKRSNVVNIAIVSITLLSLIFFIVAGLPTVFATEFANFTPFVADADNPVASVLQATALMFVAYTGYGRIATLGEEVKEPQKTIPRAIIITLAITMVLYIGVIVVGIGSVGAQTLGAVTSEQVAPLEIAARNFNIPGSGLILAVGAVTATLGVLLNLVLGLSRVLLAMGRRRDMPKFVARMNLSRTTPYIAVLIMGTAIACLVLIGDVRTTWSFSAFAVLIYYAITDLSALQIPDEDRLYPKWIAWIGLAACLFLAFWVEQRIWLVGVGLIIAGLIWKTVIRKLVLSYADDEG from the coding sequence ATGCCGCAATCATCACAATCACTCAAGCGAGAATTAGGAGTCGTCGGTGCGATCGCGCTTGGTTTAGGTTCAATTGTGGGCGCTGGCGTGTTCGTCAGCACGGGAATTGCGGCGGGCGTCGCCGGACCTGCGGTGATTATTTCAGTGGCGATCGCGGCGTGTGTAGCAGTCTGTAATGGCTTAAATAGCGCTCAACTAGCCGCGAGTCATCCTGTGAGTGGCGGTGCTTACGAGTATGGCTATAAATACCTTACCCCATGGCTAGGCTTTACTGCGGGATGGATGTTTTTAGTGGCGAAATCAGCTTCAGCAGCGACGGCGGCTTTAGGTTTTGCAGGTTACTTATTGAATGTTTTAGGAATTAGCGATCGCACGTACTTAGTACCTACAGCTTTAGCAGCGGTTGTCGTGTTAACGTTGATTGTTTTGGGTGGAGTGAAACGCTCAAACGTTGTCAATATTGCGATTGTGTCAATCACGCTGTTATCGCTAATTTTCTTTATTGTGGCAGGTTTACCAACGGTTTTTGCGACTGAATTTGCCAATTTCACGCCGTTTGTCGCAGATGCAGATAATCCAGTTGCTTCAGTTTTACAAGCTACCGCATTGATGTTTGTTGCTTATACAGGATACGGACGAATTGCAACACTCGGCGAAGAAGTCAAAGAACCACAAAAAACGATTCCCAGAGCAATCATCATAACGCTTGCGATCACGATGGTGCTTTATATTGGTGTTATTGTTGTTGGTATTGGCTCAGTAGGCGCGCAAACCTTAGGCGCAGTCACCAGCGAACAAGTTGCACCTTTAGAAATTGCCGCACGCAACTTTAATATTCCTGGAAGTGGTCTTATTTTAGCTGTTGGTGCGGTGACAGCAACATTAGGCGTGTTACTGAATTTAGTTTTAGGTTTATCGCGTGTATTATTAGCTATGGGGCGGCGTCGAGATATGCCTAAATTTGTAGCACGGATGAATTTATCACGCACAACGCCTTACATTGCAGTACTGATTATGGGAACTGCGATCGCTTGTTTGGTTTTGATTGGTGATGTCAGAACAACATGGTCATTTAGTGCGTTTGCTGTTTTAATCTACTATGCGATTACCGATTTATCAGCATTACAAATTCCCGATGAAGATCGGCTTTATCCGAAGTGGATTGCTTGGATTGGTTTAGCAGCTTGTTTATTCTTAGCTTTTTGGGTAGAACAACGAATTTGGCTAGTAGGTGTTGGCTTAATTATCGCTGGGTTAATCTGGAAAACTGTGATTAGAAAGCTAGTATTAAGTTACGCCGATGATGAGGGGTGA
- a CDS encoding SDR family oxidoreductase, which translates to MMQKVAIVTGGGRGLGEAICHALADAGITTVVADVRVESAEKVAQDLRQNGKEAIAVSLDVADSEQVATVTDKVISQYGKVDVLVNNAGIDLTVPLEEMPVQEWDRILGVNLTGPFLMSQAVFPTMKAQGGGSIINITSTAAKRAWANASAYHASKWGLLGFSHALHVEGRPHNIKVTAVVAGGMQTPFLTERFPDIDMTTLQDPKNVAQTVLYLLMQPAETVIAEITVLPMKESSWP; encoded by the coding sequence ATGATGCAAAAAGTAGCAATTGTTACAGGTGGTGGACGAGGTTTAGGCGAAGCGATTTGTCATGCTTTAGCTGATGCAGGAATAACGACAGTTGTTGCAGATGTGCGTGTGGAATCAGCCGAAAAAGTTGCACAAGATTTGCGGCAAAACGGTAAGGAGGCGATCGCTGTGTCGCTGGATGTTGCTGATAGCGAACAAGTTGCAACGGTGACGGATAAAGTCATTTCGCAGTATGGCAAAGTTGATGTTTTGGTGAACAATGCAGGTATAGATTTGACGGTTCCACTAGAGGAAATGCCTGTACAGGAATGGGATCGCATTCTTGGTGTCAATCTCACTGGACCGTTTTTGATGTCGCAGGCTGTGTTTCCAACGATGAAAGCGCAGGGAGGTGGTTCAATTATCAACATTACTTCGACTGCGGCTAAGCGGGCTTGGGCAAATGCTTCGGCGTATCATGCGAGTAAGTGGGGTTTGTTGGGGTTTTCGCACGCGTTGCACGTTGAGGGAAGACCGCACAATATTAAAGTGACGGCGGTGGTTGCGGGAGGAATGCAAACTCCGTTTTTGACGGAACGTTTTCCGGATATTGATATGACGACTTTGCAAGATCCTAAAAATGTTGCTCAAACTGTTTTGTATTTGTTGATGCAACCTGCTGAGACGGTGATTGCTGAAATTACGGTTTTACCGATGAAGGAGAGTTCTTGGCCCTAG
- a CDS encoding AI-2E family transporter produces the protein MSQQNIWEYLKRLLIAVGIIGLVIVLLLFAWAIVDVLLLIFLGLLLAVVLRTLAKPIARYTPLTVQWSLGVVVLLIVAVIGIGGWFFIPEVLSQFELFVQQVQLGINQLQTFLAQYSWGQQLLEQVPGGDGGLPISNLFNQFVGAFTVTLEGLANTLFVIFVGVFLAVEPHLYRSGVVSLVPPRGRDRAQEVIAGVVHVLRAWLLGRVISMVAIGVVIGIGLMLLDIPLALVLGIITGLLEFIPVVGPILSAVPAIIIAISQGLLPAVYVALFYLVVQQLEGNVLTPIVQQKTVSLPPAITLIAVLAMSALFGALGALVATPLAAVIMALIKMLYLEDVLGSPQLRAERQRSRGE, from the coding sequence GTGTCTCAGCAGAATATTTGGGAATATCTAAAACGCTTACTCATCGCAGTCGGAATTATTGGGCTAGTTATTGTCCTATTACTCTTTGCTTGGGCAATTGTCGATGTTTTGTTGTTAATTTTTCTGGGATTGCTTCTTGCTGTAGTTCTGCGTACTCTAGCAAAACCAATAGCTCGTTACACGCCTTTAACCGTGCAATGGTCTTTAGGTGTCGTTGTACTGCTTATTGTTGCTGTTATTGGCATTGGTGGGTGGTTTTTTATTCCCGAAGTGTTGAGTCAGTTTGAATTATTTGTGCAGCAAGTTCAGTTGGGAATCAATCAATTACAAACTTTTTTAGCTCAATATAGTTGGGGTCAACAATTACTTGAGCAAGTTCCTGGCGGTGATGGCGGATTGCCAATATCCAACTTATTCAATCAATTTGTTGGTGCTTTCACGGTGACTTTAGAAGGATTAGCAAATACGCTGTTTGTCATTTTTGTTGGCGTATTTCTTGCTGTTGAGCCACATCTTTATCGCAGTGGAGTTGTGAGTTTAGTTCCGCCACGAGGACGCGATCGCGCGCAAGAAGTTATCGCGGGTGTCGTCCATGTACTCCGCGCTTGGCTATTAGGGCGAGTTATTTCGATGGTTGCGATCGGAGTTGTGATTGGAATTGGGTTAATGTTACTCGATATTCCTCTTGCCTTAGTGCTAGGAATCATCACCGGATTGTTAGAGTTTATTCCTGTTGTTGGACCAATTCTTTCCGCAGTTCCTGCGATTATTATTGCGATTAGTCAAGGTTTACTACCAGCAGTTTATGTTGCGCTCTTTTATCTTGTTGTACAACAACTAGAAGGTAATGTCCTGACACCAATCGTACAGCAAAAAACAGTTTCTTTGCCACCAGCAATTACACTCATTGCAGTTTTGGCAATGAGTGCTTTGTTCGGTGCATTAGGAGCATTAGTTGCGACACCACTTGCAGCAGTGATTATGGCTTTGATTAAAATGCTCTACTTGGAAGATGTTCTTGGTTCTCCTCAGTTAAGAGCAGAGAGGCAGAGGAGCAGGGGAGAATAG
- a CDS encoding nitroreductase family protein, with product MIDKIAKTQYPIDDLLRQRWSPLAFSTQTVEPDKLRSILEAASWAASSFNEQPWSFLVATSDNKAEFERLLSILAQGNQEWAQYAPVLMLSVAKLYFERNGNENRHAFHDVGAAAATLAIQATRLGLFIHQMAGFDVAKAKEIYSIPEGYEPVAAIALGYLGDPQTLSDKLRQREMSPRTRKPLETFVFSGRWNQPSPL from the coding sequence ATGATCGACAAAATAGCTAAGACTCAATACCCAATTGACGATCTACTGCGACAGCGCTGGAGTCCGTTAGCATTTTCAACGCAGACAGTTGAACCCGACAAGCTACGCAGTATTTTAGAAGCCGCAAGCTGGGCAGCATCTTCTTTTAACGAGCAACCCTGGAGTTTTCTTGTTGCAACTTCAGACAACAAAGCTGAATTTGAACGCTTACTCAGTATTCTGGCACAAGGAAATCAAGAGTGGGCGCAATACGCGCCAGTATTGATGTTGAGTGTAGCAAAATTGTACTTTGAGCGCAACGGCAACGAAAACCGCCATGCTTTTCATGATGTTGGTGCAGCAGCAGCGACCTTAGCAATTCAAGCGACTAGGTTAGGATTATTTATTCACCAAATGGCAGGATTTGACGTTGCTAAAGCAAAAGAAATTTACAGTATTCCTGAAGGATATGAACCAGTCGCCGCGATCGCATTAGGTTATCTCGGAGATCCGCAAACTTTATCAGATAAATTGCGGCAAAGAGAAATGTCTCCACGTACTCGTAAGCCGTTGGAAACTTTTGTTTTCTCCGGTCGTTGGAATCAGCCTTCACCACTATAA
- a CDS encoding glycosyltransferase, which yields MTKRIALISEHATPLGIFGGADSGGQNVYVGQVAKHLAALGYSVDVLTRRDRPQLPEIVEWHNGVRIVHITAGATQVMPKEALLPYMGEFTTAAIAFMDRHWDYDLIHANFWMSALVAAEIKRQRGIPFVVTFHALGRVRRFYQGDADKFPDDRFAIEDRIVREADKIIAECPQDREDLLTLYHADPNKIEVIPCGVDRGEFWQIEQNQARSVLGLPVNERIVLQLGRLVPRKGVDNTICGFAHLVKQHGISARLLIVGGESHTPNPQMTPEIARLSAIASSLGIGDRVIFFGNRGREILKYFYSAADIFVTTPWYEPFGITPLEAMACGTPAIGSNVGGIKFTVKDGETGYLVAPNQPEILGDRLAFLFQNPALLQLLGRQAIRHVEGRFTWEKVTSEIAALYESVLAGSRQCDSSFNELAIVESSFNEAIQAFQAAKTALSPAIILAAKQLSHCFAQGGKVLICGNGGSAAEAQHLAAEFVGRFRCAYRAGLPAIALTADTALVTAWSNDVGYEDVFARQVKTFAQPGDVLIGISTSGRSRNLVQAFHAARQQNIYRIALIGGNGGELLDLADTAILVPASDPQRIQEVQLMVLHLLCELVEGQLLAVPLSVSEIQEQERELVG from the coding sequence ATGACGAAACGCATTGCCCTAATTAGCGAACACGCCACTCCTTTAGGTATCTTTGGGGGAGCCGATAGTGGCGGTCAAAATGTTTACGTCGGTCAGGTGGCAAAACACTTAGCTGCACTTGGCTACAGTGTTGATGTGTTGACGCGACGCGATCGCCCCCAGTTACCGGAGATCGTCGAGTGGCACAACGGTGTAAGAATCGTCCACATTACCGCAGGTGCTACCCAGGTGATGCCAAAAGAGGCATTGCTACCGTATATGGGGGAGTTTACAACGGCAGCGATCGCGTTTATGGATCGCCATTGGGATTATGACTTGATTCATGCCAATTTCTGGATGTCAGCGCTCGTGGCGGCGGAAATTAAGCGACAAAGAGGCATTCCGTTTGTCGTGACGTTTCATGCTTTGGGGCGCGTCCGCCGTTTTTATCAAGGTGATGCAGATAAGTTTCCTGACGATCGCTTTGCGATTGAAGATCGCATTGTGCGTGAAGCTGACAAAATTATTGCCGAGTGTCCCCAAGACCGCGAAGATCTTCTTACCCTTTATCACGCCGATCCGAACAAGATTGAGGTGATTCCTTGTGGAGTTGACCGTGGGGAATTTTGGCAAATCGAGCAAAATCAAGCGCGATCAGTTTTGGGTTTACCTGTTAATGAGCGGATTGTCTTGCAACTTGGTCGTTTAGTACCGCGTAAAGGTGTAGATAATACAATTTGCGGCTTTGCTCATTTAGTCAAACAGCATGGAATATCAGCACGGTTATTAATTGTCGGTGGCGAGTCGCATACTCCTAACCCGCAAATGACACCAGAAATTGCCCGCTTGAGTGCGATCGCGTCTTCGTTGGGGATCGGCGATCGCGTTATCTTTTTTGGCAATCGGGGGCGCGAGATTCTCAAATATTTCTACAGCGCAGCGGATATCTTTGTGACAACTCCCTGGTACGAACCGTTTGGCATTACTCCCCTAGAAGCGATGGCGTGCGGTACTCCAGCAATTGGGTCAAACGTTGGCGGAATTAAGTTTACGGTTAAAGATGGCGAAACAGGCTATTTGGTTGCACCGAATCAACCAGAAATTTTAGGCGATCGCTTAGCGTTTTTGTTTCAAAATCCGGCGTTGTTACAGCTACTCGGTAGACAAGCGATTCGTCACGTCGAGGGGCGCTTTACTTGGGAAAAAGTCACGAGTGAAATCGCGGCGTTATACGAATCAGTTTTAGCAGGTAGTCGGCAATGCGACAGTAGCTTTAACGAGTTGGCGATCGTGGAAAGCAGTTTTAATGAAGCAATTCAAGCTTTTCAAGCCGCAAAAACCGCATTAAGTCCCGCAATTATCTTAGCAGCAAAACAGTTAAGTCATTGCTTCGCGCAAGGCGGTAAAGTTTTGATTTGCGGTAACGGCGGTAGTGCGGCAGAAGCACAACACCTGGCGGCGGAATTTGTCGGGCGGTTTCGGTGTGCGTATCGCGCCGGATTACCTGCGATCGCCTTAACAGCTGATACAGCATTGGTGACGGCGTGGTCGAATGATGTCGGGTATGAAGATGTTTTTGCGCGACAGGTGAAAACTTTTGCGCAACCTGGTGATGTTTTGATTGGAATTAGTACCAGCGGGCGATCGCGCAATCTTGTTCAGGCGTTTCACGCCGCACGTCAGCAAAATATTTATCGTATTGCGCTGATTGGTGGTAATGGTGGCGAACTTTTAGACCTGGCGGATACTGCGATTCTAGTTCCCGCTAGCGATCCGCAACGCATTCAAGAAGTGCAGTTGATGGTTTTGCATTTGCTGTGCGAATTGGTAGAAGGGCAGTTATTAGCTGTACCGCTGTCAGTTAGTGAGATTCAAGAACAGGAAAGGGAATTGGTGGGGTAA
- a CDS encoding glycosyltransferase family 9 protein codes for MRLDTIGDVLMTTPAISALKNSHQDRHITLMTSSAGSAIAPLLKDIDDLIVYDSPWLKATAPRKNSDPEYAIIDLLRERDFDAAVIFTVYSQNPLPTAFLCYMAGIPLTLAHCHENPYQLLTHWIKDPEPEQFIRHEVQRQLDLVASVGSTIADQRLKLRIPDTAKIRIQSLLAEIGINQQPWVVIHPGASAISRRYPPESFAIVAEKLVRDYDIQVIFTGTKPETELVKSIRSEMRSRSHSFVNRLNLGELSALIDAAPLLISNNTAPVHIAAAVATPVVDIYALTNPQHTPWQVPNRVIFHDVPCRICYKSICPEGHHHCLRLVKPETVISAVLELLSQDTSTSVSNYQLPITSR; via the coding sequence GTGCGATTAGACACGATTGGCGATGTACTAATGACAACGCCTGCGATCAGTGCCTTAAAAAACTCGCATCAGGATCGCCATATTACATTAATGACTTCGAGTGCAGGAAGTGCGATCGCCCCATTATTAAAAGATATTGATGACTTAATTGTTTACGATTCTCCTTGGCTAAAAGCAACTGCACCTCGGAAAAATAGCGATCCAGAATATGCAATTATCGATCTCCTGCGAGAACGTGATTTTGATGCAGCGGTAATTTTCACCGTTTACAGTCAAAATCCTTTACCTACGGCTTTTTTGTGCTACATGGCAGGTATTCCTTTGACGTTAGCGCATTGTCACGAAAATCCTTATCAACTGCTGACGCATTGGATTAAAGATCCCGAACCAGAACAATTTATCCGTCACGAAGTGCAACGCCAACTCGATTTAGTTGCTAGCGTCGGTAGTACGATCGCCGATCAACGCTTGAAGTTACGCATACCAGACACAGCTAAAATCAGAATTCAATCGTTACTCGCAGAAATAGGAATCAATCAACAGCCTTGGGTTGTGATTCACCCAGGTGCATCAGCAATTTCGCGTCGCTATCCTCCCGAAAGTTTTGCAATTGTCGCGGAAAAATTAGTTCGAGATTACGATATTCAAGTGATTTTCACAGGAACCAAACCCGAAACAGAACTTGTTAAATCTATCCGTAGTGAGATGCGATCGCGATCGCATTCTTTCGTTAACCGTCTCAATTTAGGCGAACTTAGTGCTTTAATCGATGCAGCCCCTTTATTAATTTCTAACAACACCGCCCCTGTTCACATCGCCGCCGCAGTTGCTACACCTGTTGTTGACATATACGCTTTAACTAACCCGCAACATACTCCTTGGCAAGTTCCTAACCGCGTTATCTTTCACGATGTTCCTTGTCGCATTTGTTATAAAAGCATTTGTCCCGAAGGACATCATCACTGTTTACGCTTAGTAAAACCCGAAACCGTCATTAGTGCAGTCTTAGAACTACTATCTCAAGATACTTCAACTTCTGTGTCCAATTACCAGTTACCTATTACCAGCCGTTAG
- a CDS encoding HAD-IIIA family hydrolase, whose amino-acid sequence MKAVFLDKDGTLIEDVPYNVDPLKMRLCAGVVEGVQMLAAAGYELFIVTNQSGVARGYFPESALVAVEKHLRQVLGGFGVAISGFYYCPHHPQGIVKEFAIDCDCRKPRPGLLKKAAQENQIDLWQSWFIGDILNDVEAGNLAGCRTILIDNGNETEWQLSRQRLPHHIVKDLTAAAKVITALDRTLAGLSAKRDSAVSSLNL is encoded by the coding sequence GTGAAGGCGGTTTTTTTGGATAAGGATGGGACTTTGATTGAGGATGTTCCTTATAATGTCGATCCTCTAAAGATGCGGTTGTGTGCGGGTGTGGTGGAGGGAGTGCAAATGTTGGCGGCGGCTGGTTATGAACTTTTTATTGTGACGAATCAGTCGGGTGTGGCGCGGGGGTATTTTCCTGAAAGTGCTTTGGTAGCAGTAGAAAAACATTTGCGTCAGGTATTGGGTGGTTTTGGAGTGGCAATTTCGGGTTTTTATTACTGTCCGCATCATCCGCAGGGAATTGTTAAAGAATTTGCGATTGATTGCGATTGTCGCAAACCGCGTCCTGGATTACTGAAAAAAGCCGCGCAGGAAAATCAAATCGATTTATGGCAATCTTGGTTTATTGGAGACATTTTGAATGATGTTGAAGCGGGTAATTTGGCAGGGTGTCGCACAATTTTGATTGATAACGGTAATGAAACTGAATGGCAATTATCTCGGCAAAGATTACCGCATCATATCGTTAAAGATTTAACTGCCGCTGCCAAGGTGATTACAGCACTTGATCGGACACTTGCGGGACTGTCAGCGAAGCGCGATAGCGCAGTGTCCTCATTAAATTTATAA